One segment of Funiculus sociatus GB2-C1 DNA contains the following:
- a CDS encoding AAA family ATPase — translation MLKIPGYKIIEVLHEGTKSLVYRAFRELDRQKVVIKILNQEYPDLNDIAKFKHQYEIVKNLDLSGIVKPYNLENYNNTCVLVLEDFGGESLEKAINSSKMNLLELLKIAIQISQWLGKLHQNHIIHKDIKPQNILVNPHTGQVKIIDFGISSLLSREPQEIRNPNVLEGSLPYMSPEQTGRMNRAIDYRTDFYSLGVTFYQILTGALPFQSTDPMELVHCHIAKQPVPPSHLNPEIPLAISNIVMKLLSKTAEARYQSSYGLKFDLEVCLTQLQTTGKIENFIPGKQDFSNKFEIPQKLYGREQEITILLAAFERVSQGLTEMMLVSGFSGIGKSALINEIHKPIVQQRGYFISGKFDQFQRNIPYASLIQAFQSLISQILTESQEKIAAWREKLLNDLGANSQVIVDVIPEVELIVGQQPPVAQLGPTESQNRFNIVFQQFIGVFAKKEHPLVVFLDDLQWADSASLNLIQLLMTARDSRYLFLIGAYRDNEVNASHLLMMTLDEINSANAIVNHINLKPLDLGHTNQLISETLSCDEVESKPLAELVIRKTNGNPFFVNQFLKSLYEEKLLNFVPSQSVLNKGDQAVWQWNLEEIKKVGITDNVVELMAGKIQKLSDNAQQILKLAACIGNKFDLKVLSFVYENSPAATAIDFWEAIREELVLPLDNNYKIFLDFDAQEANNYLVSTDTLVSYKFLHDRVQQAAYSLIPEENKKDFHLKIGQLLLGNTSLEERESKIFDIVNQLNFGSELIVNQEARHKLAELNLTAGKKAKASIAYEPALRYLTTGMKLLATDSWESDYQLTFDLYKERSECEYLCKNFEQADNLFNILLQNAKTNLEKVEVYGIQIISYTTLGKFSEVVELGKQALKLLGWNVPEKPREIKKALKLEIQEIRSSIGDTSIKDLIHRPDMTDLNMLATINLISHVIPALYYTNMDLSDLFYLKQASLSLRYGNAANSAMGYLGLSRFLGERLGDFQSRYEFGKLSLNIIEKFNSSELKCKVNFLFGGFVNHWTKHSKIGIIHLKTAYQAGIESGDIVWACYTNNVLSMRSFITGDYLDNLYIENQKSLDYANQVGEIYTPNFFLVTQQLSLCLKGLTKDKCSFSNEFYDEEKHLDQLRAYAGLAIPLNWYYFVKLATLYIFEDYSNALKMALDSEKTLPVVSGLMQVAEHYFYYSLTLAALYSTANEGEKKEYWKTLTKNQKQMKVWADNCPENFLHKYLLIAAEMARISGKTQEAMELYEQAIKSAKENDYIQNQAIANELAAKFYFDKGFDIIAKAYLMEARYGYTKWGAAGKVKELNTNYPNLLYRATGIKDTSTTYSIATSSEDAGVLDLNTVVKASQALSGEIILDKLLAKLMKIVIENAGAEKGFLILKNKDNLLIQAEGAVNKDEVILLQSLPVENSSKLSVGIVNYVARTQDNLVLKDAVRQGKFINERYIVENKPKSILCMPLINQGKLIGILYLENNLTEGAFTSERLEVLNLLSSQAAISIENASLYTNLSALNIAYERFVPHEFLRFLEKESILDVQLGDQVFKEMTILFSDIRSFTTISEGMSPKENFNFINSYLSRVGPVIRQHNGFIDKYIGDAVMALFPQTSEDAVLAAIAMQKKVALWNEERQQRAEVPISIGIGLHTGSLMLGTVGESERMESTVISDAVNLASRMEGLTKLYGVGIAISEQALYQLDELSKYSYRFLDRVRVKGKQAPVAVFEVFSGEPESIRNLKTQTRTDFEQGIILYYQQKFAQAEQIFKEVLQKNHQDKAAKLYVKRCQKYQTSGVPAGWDGSEALDEK, via the coding sequence ATGCTAAAAATACCAGGCTATAAAATTATTGAAGTCCTTCACGAAGGCACAAAATCATTAGTTTATCGTGCTTTTAGAGAACTCGATAGACAGAAGGTTGTTATTAAAATTCTTAATCAAGAATATCCAGACCTTAACGATATTGCCAAATTCAAACATCAATACGAAATCGTAAAGAATTTAGATTTATCCGGTATTGTTAAACCTTACAACCTAGAAAACTATAACAACACTTGCGTATTAGTTCTAGAAGATTTTGGCGGTGAATCGCTCGAGAAAGCGATAAATTCGTCAAAAATGAACTTGCTAGAACTCCTTAAAATAGCCATTCAAATTTCTCAATGGCTGGGAAAACTGCATCAAAATCATATTATACACAAAGATATAAAGCCTCAAAATATATTGGTAAATCCTCATACAGGACAAGTAAAAATAATAGACTTTGGTATTTCTTCACTTCTTTCCAGAGAACCCCAAGAAATTAGAAATCCTAATGTTCTGGAAGGGAGTTTACCCTATATGTCGCCAGAGCAGACTGGCCGAATGAACCGAGCAATCGATTATCGGACTGACTTCTATTCATTAGGCGTAACTTTTTATCAAATTTTAACTGGGGCGTTGCCTTTTCAATCAACAGACCCGATGGAATTAGTCCATTGTCATATTGCTAAACAGCCAGTTCCGCCGAGCCATCTAAATCCGGAGATTCCCCTGGCTATTTCTAATATAGTCATGAAATTGTTATCTAAAACAGCAGAAGCCAGATATCAAAGTTCCTACGGTCTAAAGTTTGATTTAGAAGTTTGTCTGACGCAACTGCAAACTACCGGGAAGATTGAAAATTTCATACCTGGTAAGCAGGATTTCTCCAATAAATTTGAGATTCCGCAAAAACTCTATGGTCGGGAACAAGAAATAACCATCCTGCTGGCGGCTTTTGAGCGGGTAAGCCAAGGCTTAACCGAGATGATGCTAGTTTCAGGATTTTCAGGTATTGGTAAATCAGCTTTAATCAATGAAATTCACAAACCCATTGTCCAACAAAGAGGGTATTTTATTTCCGGGAAATTTGACCAATTTCAACGAAATATTCCTTATGCTTCCTTAATTCAGGCTTTTCAGTCATTAATTAGTCAAATTTTAACTGAAAGTCAAGAAAAAATAGCAGCCTGGCGAGAAAAACTTTTAAATGACCTTGGTGCCAACAGTCAAGTGATTGTTGATGTTATTCCGGAAGTAGAACTAATTGTTGGACAACAGCCGCCTGTTGCCCAACTAGGGCCAACAGAATCGCAAAATCGCTTCAACATAGTTTTTCAACAATTTATTGGAGTATTCGCCAAAAAAGAACATCCCCTAGTTGTATTTCTTGATGATTTACAATGGGCTGATTCGGCATCCCTCAATCTAATTCAATTGCTAATGACGGCGAGAGATAGCCGATACTTATTTTTAATTGGGGCATATCGAGATAATGAAGTGAATGCCTCTCATCTTTTAATGATGACATTAGATGAGATTAATTCTGCCAATGCTATTGTCAATCATATCAACCTAAAACCTTTGGATTTAGGTCATACCAACCAATTAATTAGCGAGACTCTTAGCTGTGATGAAGTCGAGTCAAAACCTCTAGCAGAGTTAGTAATTCGTAAAACTAATGGCAATCCCTTCTTTGTCAACCAGTTTTTAAAATCTCTCTACGAAGAAAAGCTATTGAACTTTGTCCCCTCTCAATCCGTCCTTAATAAGGGGGATCAAGCTGTGTGGCAGTGGAATTTAGAGGAAATTAAAAAAGTTGGCATAACAGATAATGTCGTTGAATTGATGGCTGGGAAAATTCAAAAGCTTTCCGATAACGCACAGCAAATACTTAAGTTAGCGGCTTGTATTGGTAATAAGTTTGATTTAAAAGTTTTATCATTTGTTTATGAGAACTCTCCAGCAGCAACAGCTATTGATTTCTGGGAAGCAATTCGGGAAGAGTTAGTTTTACCCCTCGATAATAATTACAAAATATTCCTAGATTTTGATGCACAGGAAGCCAATAATTACTTAGTTTCCACTGATACATTAGTTTCTTATAAATTTTTACACGATCGCGTTCAGCAAGCTGCCTATTCCCTGATTCCTGAAGAAAATAAAAAAGACTTTCACTTAAAAATTGGTCAACTGCTTTTAGGTAATACTAGTTTAGAGGAACGGGAATCAAAAATATTCGATATTGTCAATCAGCTAAACTTTGGAAGCGAGCTAATTGTTAACCAAGAAGCCAGACATAAACTTGCTGAATTGAATTTAACGGCTGGAAAAAAAGCCAAGGCTTCGATTGCATATGAACCAGCGTTAAGATATTTAACAACTGGTATGAAGCTTTTAGCAACAGATAGCTGGGAAAGCGATTATCAGCTAACTTTCGATTTGTACAAGGAGCGTTCTGAATGCGAATACCTTTGTAAAAACTTTGAGCAAGCTGATAATCTATTTAACATTTTGTTGCAAAATGCCAAGACAAATCTAGAAAAAGTAGAAGTTTACGGCATTCAAATTATTTCATATACAACTTTAGGCAAGTTTTCAGAAGTCGTTGAATTAGGTAAGCAAGCTTTAAAGTTGCTGGGTTGGAATGTCCCAGAGAAACCCAGAGAAATTAAGAAAGCATTAAAACTAGAAATTCAAGAGATTCGGTCAAGTATCGGCGATACTAGCATTAAAGATTTAATTCATAGGCCGGATATGACTGATCTGAATATGTTAGCAACTATTAATTTAATTTCGCACGTAATACCTGCTTTATATTATACAAACATGGATTTATCTGACCTGTTTTATTTGAAGCAGGCTTCTCTATCATTGAGGTATGGAAATGCAGCAAATTCTGCTATGGGTTATTTGGGTTTAAGTAGGTTTTTAGGTGAAAGGTTAGGAGATTTTCAATCTCGCTATGAGTTTGGTAAACTTTCTTTAAATATTATAGAAAAATTTAATAGCAGCGAATTGAAATGTAAAGTAAATTTTTTGTTTGGTGGCTTTGTTAATCATTGGACTAAGCATTCAAAAATAGGCATTATTCATTTAAAAACTGCTTACCAAGCAGGGATTGAATCAGGGGACATAGTTTGGGCTTGTTATACCAACAATGTTCTCAGTATGAGAAGTTTTATTACCGGAGATTATCTAGATAATCTTTATATCGAAAATCAAAAGTCTCTCGATTATGCTAATCAAGTTGGAGAAATATATACACCAAACTTTTTTTTGGTGACGCAACAGTTAAGCTTATGTTTGAAAGGCTTAACCAAAGATAAATGTAGTTTCAGTAATGAATTTTATGATGAAGAAAAACATTTGGATCAACTAAGGGCTTATGCTGGATTGGCAATTCCTCTCAATTGGTATTATTTTGTAAAACTCGCAACATTATACATCTTTGAGGATTACTCCAATGCTTTGAAGATGGCATTAGATTCAGAAAAAACTCTGCCAGTTGTATCAGGTTTAATGCAAGTTGCGGAGCATTACTTCTATTATTCTCTAACTCTGGCTGCTCTTTATAGTACGGCTAATGAGGGGGAAAAAAAAGAGTATTGGAAAACGCTAACGAAAAATCAAAAACAAATGAAAGTTTGGGCTGATAATTGCCCAGAGAATTTTTTACATAAATACTTGCTCATTGCTGCTGAAATGGCTCGTATTTCCGGCAAAACCCAAGAGGCGATGGAGTTATACGAGCAAGCTATCAAATCCGCTAAAGAAAATGATTATATTCAAAATCAAGCGATCGCTAATGAATTAGCTGCTAAATTTTACTTTGATAAAGGGTTTGATATTATTGCCAAAGCCTATCTAATGGAAGCTCGTTATGGTTATACTAAATGGGGGGCAGCAGGCAAGGTAAAAGAGTTAAATACTAATTATCCTAATTTACTTTATAGAGCGACAGGAATTAAAGATACCTCTACAACTTATTCTATTGCTACCTCTAGTGAGGATGCAGGAGTTCTAGACTTAAATACAGTTGTAAAAGCTTCGCAAGCCCTTTCTGGTGAAATCATTCTGGATAAGTTGCTGGCTAAATTAATGAAAATTGTAATTGAAAATGCCGGAGCTGAAAAAGGTTTTTTAATTCTAAAAAATAAAGATAACCTCCTGATTCAAGCAGAAGGTGCAGTCAATAAAGATGAGGTGATACTGCTGCAATCACTTCCAGTCGAAAACAGTAGCAAACTTTCAGTAGGAATTGTTAATTATGTAGCTAGGACTCAGGATAATTTGGTTTTAAAGGATGCGGTTCGGCAAGGAAAATTTATTAACGAGCGATACATTGTTGAAAATAAACCAAAATCTATTCTTTGTATGCCCTTGATAAATCAGGGAAAATTAATTGGTATTCTTTACTTAGAAAATAATTTAACAGAGGGAGCTTTTACTTCAGAGCGGTTGGAAGTGTTAAACCTCCTATCTTCCCAAGCCGCTATTTCTATTGAAAATGCTAGTCTTTATACAAACTTATCAGCCTTAAATATTGCCTACGAGCGCTTTGTTCCTCATGAGTTCCTGCGTTTTTTAGAAAAAGAAAGCATCCTAGATGTGCAGTTAGGCGATCAGGTGTTTAAAGAAATGACAATTTTGTTTTCTGACATTCGCTCGTTCACAACTATCTCCGAGGGGATGTCACCCAAGGAAAACTTTAATTTTATCAACTCTTACTTGAGCCGAGTTGGCCCAGTCATCCGTCAGCACAATGGTTTTATTGATAAGTATATTGGTGATGCCGTAATGGCACTGTTTCCCCAGACATCTGAGGATGCAGTTCTAGCAGCGATCGCTATGCAAAAAAAGGTTGCACTCTGGAATGAAGAACGGCAACAAAGAGCAGAAGTCCCCATCTCCATTGGCATTGGTTTGCATACAGGTAGTTTGATGCTGGGTACTGTTGGCGAGTCGGAACGGATGGAAAGCACCGTGATTTCTGATGCAGTAAATCTCGCCTCTCGGATGGAAGGTTTAACGAAACTGTATGGCGTGGGTATCGCAATTAGTGAACAAGCTCTGTATCAACTGGATGAACTTTCAAAGTACAGCTATCGTTTTCTTGACCGCGTTCGAGTTAAAGGAAAACAGGCTCCGGTTGCTGTATTTGAAGTTTTCTCTGGCGAACCAGAATCTATCCGCAACCTCAAAACGCAAACTCGAACCGATTTTGAACAAGGCATTATTCTCTATTACCAACAAAAGTTTGCACAAGCAGAGCAAATCTTCAAGGAAGTTCTACAAAAAAACCACCAAGACAAAGCGGCGAAGCTATACGTGAAACGCTGCCAGAAGTATCAGACATCTGGCGTTCCGGCGGGGTGGGATGGGAGTGAAGCTTTGGATGAGAAGTAA
- a CDS encoding carotenoid oxygenase family protein produces the protein MNEPNQNQAEAINPGGLPPFPEGMMTASASELTDVALQVVEGKLPHDLHGHVFIVAPVGSVNSGGLPNPDGTHVWNGNGMIYRLDFHKPGEVWLKTRIAKSPCYYADKATRPGSRYDKYQFRDYGMARFSLHLGMRDQLNTAFLPMKFSGEENERLLVTFDGGRPYEIDLETLEVVTAVGTNKEWCPGMQLNIPFQPVLSTAHPCFDARTEEMFTVNYGRSLANFLETIGLVYELEKLPQEVEELLEAIASFFDEQDFVKKIFDSFSQFSQGIWQFLQGWLEKLFGIADFVYLIRWNGVGEFERWKLVLPDGKPVRIEQTMHQIAVSRDYVVLMDTCLKFGMEQILNNPISGSKQAERLLRKLLTRSQLPDTSIYIVRRDRLKAGQHPSYYNDKEVEVVAHKVVLPLEAAHFLVDYDNPNGQITLHVAHECATDVSEWVRRYDSTYDGKPASPHLEGMLSVGAMDIGRLGRYVIDAEKAEILESKVLFDTKRTWGLSLYTYRDTQSSGTSTDKIENIYWQSFGFWQELLTEFIFDLYKNYKYRVIPLEQLLDIPDSGKGRPSCLFRLDTKKMAIADSYEFPLVSKDQKHWDSHIMNSPQFVPSANSNKDSTDGYIVCTVVSQHGKEIWIFNAQSLAPGPLCKLSHPSLNFGYTIHTTWLPKITPRTANYKVPVRQDYEELVNHKSPEIQGIFSQEVYPYFDRESRNT, from the coding sequence ATGAACGAACCCAATCAAAATCAGGCTGAAGCAATTAACCCAGGCGGTTTGCCTCCCTTCCCAGAGGGGATGATGACGGCAAGTGCTAGCGAACTCACGGATGTGGCGTTGCAGGTGGTTGAGGGAAAATTACCGCACGATCTCCACGGTCATGTATTTATCGTGGCACCCGTGGGTTCTGTCAATTCCGGGGGTTTGCCAAATCCAGACGGCACCCATGTTTGGAATGGCAATGGCATGATTTATCGGCTAGATTTTCACAAGCCTGGCGAAGTGTGGTTGAAGACACGGATTGCTAAGTCACCTTGCTATTACGCTGATAAAGCAACTCGACCTGGAAGCCGCTATGACAAGTATCAGTTTCGCGATTATGGCATGGCGCGGTTTTCTCTGCATCTGGGAATGCGGGATCAGTTAAATACCGCATTTCTGCCGATGAAATTCTCTGGTGAGGAAAATGAGCGTTTGCTGGTGACTTTTGATGGGGGTCGTCCCTATGAGATTGACTTGGAGACGCTTGAGGTAGTAACGGCAGTTGGGACAAATAAAGAGTGGTGTCCGGGGATGCAGCTGAATATTCCCTTTCAACCTGTTTTGAGTACGGCGCATCCTTGTTTTGATGCCCGCACTGAAGAGATGTTTACTGTTAATTATGGTAGGTCGTTAGCGAATTTTTTAGAAACTATTGGGTTGGTTTACGAATTGGAAAAACTTCCGCAAGAAGTGGAGGAACTTCTGGAAGCGATCGCTTCCTTTTTTGATGAACAAGATTTTGTCAAAAAAATCTTCGATTCATTCTCCCAATTTTCTCAGGGCATATGGCAATTTTTGCAAGGCTGGCTGGAGAAACTATTCGGAATTGCGGATTTTGTCTATTTAATTCGCTGGAATGGGGTTGGTGAGTTTGAACGCTGGAAGCTGGTTTTGCCGGATGGTAAACCTGTCCGAATTGAGCAAACTATGCACCAGATAGCGGTGAGTCGGGATTATGTGGTGCTGATGGATACTTGCCTGAAATTTGGCATGGAACAGATTTTGAATAACCCGATTTCAGGGAGTAAGCAGGCAGAAAGACTGTTGAGAAAGTTGCTGACGCGATCGCAACTTCCGGACACGAGTATATATATTGTGCGACGCGATCGCCTGAAAGCCGGACAACATCCATCATATTATAATGACAAAGAAGTTGAAGTTGTTGCTCACAAGGTGGTACTTCCCCTGGAAGCTGCCCATTTTCTAGTAGACTACGACAACCCCAATGGGCAAATTACCCTTCATGTCGCCCACGAATGCGCTACTGATGTCTCGGAATGGGTGCGGCGTTATGATTCCACCTACGATGGCAAGCCTGCATCGCCTCATCTGGAAGGAATGCTATCAGTTGGGGCAATGGATATCGGTCGTCTAGGACGCTATGTAATTGATGCTGAAAAAGCAGAAATTCTGGAGTCAAAGGTTCTATTTGATACTAAACGTACTTGGGGGCTATCACTCTACACGTACCGCGACACCCAATCTTCCGGAACGTCAACCGATAAGATTGAGAACATCTATTGGCAGTCTTTTGGCTTTTGGCAGGAATTGCTGACTGAGTTCATCTTTGATTTGTACAAAAACTATAAGTATCGGGTAATACCGCTGGAGCAACTTCTGGATATTCCAGACTCTGGCAAAGGCAGACCCTCTTGCTTGTTTAGGCTGGATACAAAAAAGATGGCGATCGCGGACTCCTATGAATTTCCTCTTGTCTCCAAAGACCAAAAACATTGGGACAGCCACATCATGAATTCACCGCAATTTGTCCCAAGTGCTAATAGTAACAAGGATTCAACGGACGGTTACATTGTGTGTACCGTTGTCTCCCAACACGGTAAAGAGATTTGGATTTTCAATGCTCAAAGCTTGGCACCGGGTCCTTTGTGCAAACTGAGTCATCCTTCACTAAACTTTGGTTATACAATACATACAACATGGTTGCCAAAAATTACACCCCGCACTGCTAATTACAAAGTCCCTGTACGTCAAGATTACGAGGAGCTGGTGAACCATAAATCTCCAGAAATTCAGGGGATATTTAGTCAAGAAGTATATCCATACTTTGATAGAGAGTCAAGAAATACATGA